From a region of the Streptomyces tirandamycinicus genome:
- a CDS encoding aminotransferase class IV codes for MRIWVNGGLRDAGDAVVSVFDHGLTVGDGVFETVKATEGRPFALTRHLDRLTRSARGLGLPDPDHDEVRRACAAVLQAHPMPLGRLRITYTGGLSPLGSDRGDKGPSLVVALAATTRRPDTTAVITVPWTRNERGALAGLKTTSYAENVVALARAHERGASEAIFANTVGQLCEGTGSNVFVVVDGQLFTPPVSSGCLAGITRALTADWTGAQEADLPMDVLERAEEIFLTSSTRDVQAVHRVDGRELPGAPGPLTAKAMRIFEEHAAADPDPLPL; via the coding sequence ATGAGGATCTGGGTCAACGGCGGACTGCGGGACGCCGGCGATGCCGTGGTTTCGGTGTTCGATCACGGGCTGACCGTGGGCGACGGCGTCTTCGAGACCGTGAAGGCGACCGAGGGCCGCCCCTTCGCCCTCACCCGGCACCTCGACCGGCTCACCCGCTCGGCCCGCGGCCTCGGCCTGCCCGACCCGGACCACGACGAGGTGCGCCGCGCCTGCGCCGCCGTGCTCCAGGCCCATCCCATGCCGCTTGGCCGGCTCCGGATCACCTACACGGGCGGGCTCTCGCCGCTCGGCTCCGACCGCGGCGACAAGGGCCCCTCGCTCGTCGTGGCCCTCGCCGCCACCACGCGCCGCCCCGACACCACCGCGGTGATCACGGTGCCGTGGACCCGCAACGAGCGCGGTGCGCTGGCGGGGCTGAAGACCACCTCGTACGCGGAGAACGTCGTCGCCCTCGCCCGCGCCCACGAGCGGGGCGCGTCCGAGGCGATCTTCGCCAACACCGTCGGGCAGCTCTGCGAGGGCACCGGCTCGAACGTCTTCGTCGTCGTCGACGGCCAGCTGTTCACCCCGCCCGTCTCCTCGGGCTGCCTCGCCGGCATCACCCGCGCCCTCACCGCGGACTGGACCGGGGCGCAGGAGGCCGATCTGCCGATGGACGTGCTGGAGCGCGCCGAGGAGATCTTCCTGACCTCCTCCACCCGTGACGTGCAGGCCGTCCACCGCGTCGACGGCCGCGAGCTGCCCGGTGCCCCCGGGCCCCTGACGGCCAAGGCCATGCGGATCTTCGAGGAGCACGCCGCCGCCGACCCCGATCCCCTGCCTCTCTGA
- a CDS encoding TrmH family RNA methyltransferase, whose translation MADLITVDDPEDPRLRDYTGLTDVELRRRREPAEGLFIAEGEKVIRRARHAGYEMRSMLLSAKWVDVMRDVIDEVPAPVYAVSPDLAERVTGYHVHRGALASMQRKPLPAAGELLQSARRVVDTEAGDPTGLGTASPPGPPEGAGMRVAVFEDIVDHANLGAAFRNAAALGVDAVLLTPRCADPLYRRAVKVSMGAVFHVPWTRLTSWPKDVEIFREHGFVTAALCLDEKSVTIDELAARRYEKLVLMLGTEGDGLSVDALRAADEWVRIPMAAGVDSLNVAAASAVAFYATRPRGA comes from the coding sequence GTGGCAGATCTCATCACCGTCGACGACCCCGAGGACCCGCGCCTGCGCGACTACACGGGACTGACCGACGTCGAACTGCGGCGGAGGCGCGAGCCCGCGGAGGGCCTGTTCATCGCCGAGGGCGAGAAGGTCATCCGCCGCGCCCGGCACGCCGGTTACGAGATGCGGTCGATGCTGCTGTCCGCCAAGTGGGTCGACGTCATGCGCGATGTCATCGACGAGGTCCCGGCCCCGGTGTACGCGGTCAGCCCGGACCTCGCCGAACGCGTCACCGGCTACCACGTCCACCGCGGCGCCCTCGCGTCCATGCAGCGCAAGCCGCTGCCGGCGGCCGGGGAGCTGCTGCAAAGTGCCCGCCGCGTCGTGGACACGGAGGCCGGCGACCCCACCGGCTTGGGCACGGCGTCGCCCCCGGGTCCGCCAGAGGGCGCAGGTATGCGCGTCGCCGTCTTCGAGGACATCGTCGATCACGCGAATCTGGGGGCTGCATTCCGCAACGCGGCCGCTCTGGGTGTGGACGCCGTCCTCCTCACCCCGCGCTGCGCCGACCCCCTCTACCGGCGGGCCGTGAAGGTGTCGATGGGCGCCGTCTTCCACGTCCCCTGGACCCGGCTGACCTCGTGGCCGAAGGACGTCGAGATCTTCCGCGAGCACGGCTTCGTGACGGCTGCCCTGTGCCTCGACGAGAAGTCGGTCACGATCGACGAACTGGCCGCCCGCCGGTACGAGAAGCTGGTACTCATGCTCGGCACCGAAGGCGACGGACTGTCGGTCGACGCCCTGCGCGCGGCCGATGAATGGGTCCGGATCCCCATGGCCGCGGGCGTGGACTCGCTCAACGTCGCCGCGGCCTCGGCGGTCGCCTTCTACGCGACCCGCCCGCGAGGCGCCTGA
- a CDS encoding IS4 family transposase: MAGGRFAPGHLGELTQCIPFEMVDEALKATGRVQERLRDLPSRVVVYLLLAGCLFPEVGYLGVWRKLTGALAGLPLAAPSASALAQARRRIGATPLKWLFDLLKGPVAGPRTPGAWWRGLLVIALDGTTLTVPDTPAVLTRFTKQAGNHGGTGYPQVRLLTLVACGTRTLIDAVFGPTTSGETTHAPRLLPSLRPGMILLADRNFAAQGLINDIAATGAEVLVRLKNGRRMPILARYRDGSYLSALGPVPVRVVDCEITITTTAGKHTGLYRLATTLLDHHRHPAGELAMLYHQRWEIETAYLELKSTILGGRVLRARTPEGIDQEIYALLVVHQLLRTAMADATSTQPGTDPDRAGFSIAWQAARDQLVLAAGVIADTAIDLAGTIGRHVLAGLLPQRRLRVSPRIVKRAISKYQARGPRIDRTSYKATTGIEILAAAGP; encoded by the coding sequence GTGGCCGGAGGCCGGTTCGCACCCGGTCATCTCGGTGAACTCACCCAGTGCATCCCCTTCGAGATGGTCGACGAGGCATTGAAGGCCACGGGCAGGGTCCAGGAGCGGCTGCGGGACCTGCCATCCCGGGTGGTCGTCTACCTGCTGCTGGCCGGGTGCCTGTTCCCGGAGGTCGGATACCTCGGGGTCTGGCGCAAGCTCACCGGCGCTCTGGCTGGTCTGCCACTGGCCGCGCCGTCGGCAAGCGCGCTGGCCCAGGCCCGCCGCCGTATCGGCGCCACACCGCTGAAATGGCTGTTCGACCTGCTGAAAGGCCCGGTGGCCGGGCCACGGACACCGGGAGCATGGTGGCGCGGACTGCTGGTGATCGCGCTCGACGGCACCACCCTGACGGTCCCCGACACCCCCGCCGTCCTGACCCGGTTCACCAAGCAGGCGGGCAACCACGGCGGGACCGGCTACCCGCAGGTCCGCCTGCTGACCCTGGTCGCCTGCGGCACCCGCACCCTCATCGACGCGGTCTTCGGACCCACCACATCGGGTGAGACCACCCACGCCCCGCGCCTGCTGCCCAGCCTGCGGCCGGGGATGATCCTGCTGGCCGACCGCAACTTCGCCGCCCAGGGGCTGATCAACGACATCGCGGCCACCGGGGCCGAGGTCCTGGTCCGGCTCAAGAACGGGCGCCGGATGCCGATCCTGGCCCGCTACCGGGACGGCTCTTACCTCTCCGCCCTCGGCCCGGTACCCGTGCGCGTCGTCGACTGCGAGATCACCATCACCACCACCGCCGGGAAACACACCGGCCTCTACCGGCTCGCCACCACTCTGCTCGACCACCACCGCCACCCCGCCGGTGAACTGGCCATGCTCTACCACCAGCGCTGGGAGATCGAAACCGCCTACCTGGAACTGAAATCGACCATCCTCGGTGGCCGGGTCCTGCGCGCCCGCACCCCCGAGGGCATCGACCAGGAGATCTACGCCCTGCTGGTGGTCCACCAGCTGCTGCGGACCGCCATGGCGGACGCCACCAGCACCCAGCCCGGCACCGACCCGGACCGGGCCGGCTTCTCCATCGCCTGGCAGGCCGCCCGCGACCAGCTCGTCCTGGCCGCGGGCGTCATCGCCGACACCGCCATCGACCTGGCCGGCACCATCGGTCGGCACGTCCTGGCCGGCCTGCTGCCCCAGCGGCGGCTACGGGTCAGCCCCCGCATCGTCAAACGCGCCATCTCCAAGTACCAGGCCCGAGGCCCCCGCATCGACCGGACCAGCTACAAGGCCACCACTGGCATCGAGATCCTCGCAGCCGCAGGCCCTTGA
- a CDS encoding phosphotransferase family protein, protein MRALAEAAREAAHITGEAPHIPGAGGACRACGQDAEVLAERADAVVVRHGRAVAKAHAPGTAPEAHRLRVAVAAHPLLAGILLPPVRTTGSLAGRPVTTWPYGSPVDPSDPDAAPWEEAAALLARLHTVPLGPLPRPLPVMRGPAKAAAAVARMRAAAPEHPAAGAVLGAWHRLPAWARDEAPAPVPARLCHGDLHLGQLVRHPADGGSWHLIDVDDLGLGDPAWDLARPAAWFAAGLLAPDVWARFLGAYRAAGGPAAGPDGADPWPLLDVPARALTVQTAALALAKSSAQRRDLDDVEGAMTGACARIAALPAELDDMMRPPDGNGTT, encoded by the coding sequence GTGCGTGCCCTCGCGGAGGCGGCGAGGGAGGCGGCGCACATAACGGGGGAGGCGCCGCACATACCGGGGGCCGGCGGTGCCTGCCGCGCCTGCGGACAGGACGCGGAGGTGCTGGCCGAGCGGGCCGACGCGGTCGTCGTACGGCACGGGCGGGCGGTGGCGAAGGCCCACGCGCCCGGCACCGCCCCGGAGGCGCATCGTCTGCGCGTCGCCGTCGCCGCCCATCCGCTGCTCGCCGGGATACTCCTGCCGCCGGTCCGCACCACCGGGTCCCTCGCCGGGCGCCCCGTCACCACCTGGCCGTACGGCAGTCCCGTGGACCCGTCCGATCCGGACGCCGCTCCCTGGGAGGAGGCGGCAGCACTGCTCGCCCGGCTGCACACGGTGCCGCTCGGCCCGCTGCCCCGCCCGCTGCCGGTCATGCGCGGTCCGGCCAAGGCCGCCGCGGCGGTCGCCCGGATGCGGGCGGCCGCCCCGGAGCATCCCGCCGCGGGTGCCGTGCTCGGTGCCTGGCACCGGCTGCCCGCCTGGGCCAGGGACGAGGCGCCCGCACCCGTTCCCGCCCGGCTCTGCCACGGCGACCTCCATCTGGGCCAGCTGGTCCGCCATCCCGCCGACGGGGGATCCTGGCACCTCATCGACGTCGACGACCTCGGTCTCGGCGACCCGGCCTGGGACCTGGCCCGTCCCGCCGCGTGGTTCGCGGCGGGTCTGCTCGCCCCGGACGTCTGGGCACGCTTCCTCGGCGCCTACCGCGCCGCCGGCGGTCCCGCCGCGGGGCCCGACGGAGCCGACCCATGGCCGCTGCTCGATGTGCCGGCCCGCGCCCTGACCGTCCAGACAGCGGCCCTCGCCCTGGCGAAGAGCAGCGCCCAGCGGCGCGATCTCGACGACGTCGAAGGGGCGATGACCGGAGCATGCGCCCGAATCGCCGCCCTTCCGGCCGAGTTGGACGACATGATGCGGCCGCCGGATGGGAACGGGACCACCTGA
- a CDS encoding serine/threonine-protein kinase: MNMAMMRLRREDPRVVGSFRLHRRLGAGGMGVVYLGSDRRGQRVALKVIRPDLAEDQEFRSRFAREVSAARRIRGGCTARLVAADLEADRPWFATQYVPGPSLHDKVAGDGLLSAAETAAVGAALSEGLVAVHEAGVVHRDLKPSNILLSPKGPRIIDFGIAWATGASTLTHVGTAVGSPGFLAPEQVRGAAVTPATDVFSLGATLAYAATGDSPFGHGSSEVMLYRVVHEEPQLHGVPDALAPLLRACLAKDPDERPSTLQLSMRLKEIAAREAQGLPEMRPPVQRERTEEELPSGRRTARYTERTTQGRPPGSGAGPSASRDRMPRQQAARTGGSRPPRSRGGSNTGGRPASRPGTRTTSTGRRPANPRLLRQRIFVFVVVTLVVALGITVAQGLRS, encoded by the coding sequence ATGAACATGGCGATGATGCGGCTCCGGCGCGAGGATCCGCGTGTCGTCGGCTCGTTCAGGCTGCACCGGCGGCTCGGCGCAGGCGGGATGGGGGTCGTGTACCTCGGTTCGGACCGGCGCGGCCAGCGCGTCGCACTGAAGGTGATCCGCCCGGACCTCGCCGAGGACCAGGAGTTCCGGTCCCGCTTCGCCCGCGAGGTGTCGGCGGCCCGGCGGATCCGGGGCGGCTGCACGGCCCGGCTGGTGGCCGCGGACCTGGAGGCGGACCGGCCCTGGTTCGCCACCCAGTACGTCCCCGGACCGTCGCTGCACGACAAGGTGGCGGGGGACGGCCTGCTGTCCGCCGCGGAGACGGCCGCCGTCGGGGCGGCGCTCTCCGAAGGCCTCGTGGCCGTCCACGAGGCCGGGGTGGTCCACCGGGACCTCAAGCCGTCGAACATCCTCCTCTCCCCCAAGGGCCCCCGGATCATCGACTTCGGGATCGCCTGGGCCACCGGAGCGAGCACGCTCACCCATGTCGGCACGGCGGTCGGTTCTCCCGGCTTCCTCGCCCCCGAGCAGGTACGCGGCGCAGCCGTCACCCCCGCGACGGACGTCTTCTCGCTGGGGGCGACGCTGGCGTACGCCGCCACGGGTGACTCCCCCTTCGGGCACGGCAGTTCCGAGGTGATGCTCTACCGGGTGGTCCATGAGGAGCCCCAGCTGCACGGGGTGCCGGACGCGCTGGCCCCGCTGCTGCGCGCCTGCCTGGCGAAGGACCCCGACGAGCGGCCCAGCACCCTCCAGCTGTCCATGCGGCTGAAGGAGATCGCGGCCCGCGAGGCGCAGGGACTCCCGGAGATGCGTCCCCCGGTGCAGCGGGAGCGGACGGAGGAGGAACTGCCGTCGGGCCGCCGCACCGCCCGGTACACGGAGCGGACCACCCAGGGCAGGCCGCCGGGCAGCGGGGCGGGGCCCTCCGCGTCCCGGGACCGGATGCCTCGGCAGCAGGCGGCCCGTACGGGCGGCTCGCGGCCGCCCCGGTCGCGGGGCGGCTCGAACACCGGCGGCAGGCCCGCGTCCCGGCCCGGGACCAGGACGACGTCCACCGGACGCAGACCGGCCAACCCCCGGCTGCTTCGCCAGCGGATCTTCGTGTTCGTCGTGGTGACGCTCGTCGTGGCGCTGGGCATCACGGTGGCGCAGGGACTGCGGAGCTAG
- a CDS encoding chorismate-binding protein, with protein sequence MHDLAPMARFGGLVATDLRDVTSDPEALDSSGFWAVAADFEGRLTCARFGDVRHAPVPAPDPGRWRGPAAGDWTTSMDRAAYTAGVRRIRAHIAAGEVYQANLCRVLSAPLPDPAAADVDALTALLARGNPAPYAGTIRLSAHGVEIATASPELYLRREGSRVESGPIKGTGRTAADLLEKDHAENVMIVDLVRNDLGRVCASGSVTVPALCAVEAHPGLVHLVSTVRGELAPGAGWRELLDATFPPGSVTGAPKSSALRILAELETAPRGPYCGGIGWVDADRGTGELAVGIRTFWIDRERGVLRFGTGAGITWGSDPEREWDETELKASRLLAVASGTYAQSGRTGR encoded by the coding sequence GTGCACGACCTCGCTCCCATGGCCCGCTTCGGCGGCCTCGTCGCCACCGACCTCCGGGATGTCACCAGCGACCCCGAGGCACTGGACTCGTCCGGCTTCTGGGCCGTCGCCGCCGACTTCGAAGGGCGTCTGACCTGCGCTCGCTTCGGGGACGTCCGCCACGCGCCGGTGCCCGCCCCGGACCCCGGGCGCTGGCGCGGACCCGCCGCCGGCGACTGGACCACCTCCATGGACCGGGCCGCGTACACCGCGGGCGTGCGCCGCATCCGCGCGCACATCGCGGCCGGCGAGGTCTACCAGGCGAACCTGTGCCGGGTGCTGTCGGCGCCACTGCCCGATCCCGCGGCCGCCGACGTCGACGCCCTGACCGCGCTGCTCGCCCGCGGCAACCCGGCCCCGTACGCGGGCACGATCCGGCTGTCCGCGCACGGCGTGGAGATCGCCACCGCCTCGCCCGAGCTCTATCTGCGCCGCGAGGGGAGCAGGGTCGAGTCGGGACCGATCAAGGGCACCGGCCGCACGGCCGCCGACCTGCTCGAGAAGGACCACGCGGAGAACGTGATGATCGTGGACCTGGTCCGCAACGACCTCGGCCGCGTCTGCGCCTCGGGTTCCGTGACCGTCCCGGCCCTGTGCGCCGTGGAGGCCCATCCCGGCCTGGTCCACCTCGTCTCCACCGTCCGCGGCGAGCTCGCGCCGGGCGCGGGATGGCGCGAGCTGCTGGACGCCACCTTCCCGCCGGGCTCGGTCACCGGAGCGCCGAAGTCCAGCGCCCTGCGGATCCTGGCGGAGCTGGAGACGGCGCCCCGCGGCCCCTACTGCGGCGGTATCGGCTGGGTCGACGCCGACCGCGGCACCGGCGAGCTGGCCGTCGGCATACGCACCTTCTGGATCGACCGTGAACGGGGAGTCCTCCGCTTCGGCACCGGAGCCGGGATCACCTGGGGCTCCGACCCGGAGCGGGAGTGGGACGAGACCGAACTGAAGGCGTCCCGGCTGCTCGCGGTAGCGTCGGGGACGTACGCGCAGAGTGGAAGGACCGGGCGATGA
- a CDS encoding GNAT family N-acetyltransferase, with amino-acid sequence MTTTLRPTGPLQRGADGAMSRGYDVCVNGRPVGSVELARDPDAGPSTGVLRSLAIDEDDRGRGRGTVAALAAEEVLRGWGCTRVVTAVPAEATAALRLATALWYAETGRTLRKGVPHEPPALPGGVSSRPLTDAEFASWRVDAVERYARTWTERGLPEDLARARSDADHREKLPDGPATRGAWLRALAVDGAAVGHVWVAERTPLPGERDAYVYDVCVAEAHRGQGYGRALMLVAEQIAHAAGVPVLGLHVAAGNAPAAGLYASLGYRPALHHYAKVLL; translated from the coding sequence ATGACCACCACCCTGCGGCCGACCGGGCCGCTCCAGCGGGGCGCGGACGGCGCCATGTCACGCGGCTACGACGTCTGCGTCAACGGCAGGCCGGTGGGCTCCGTCGAGCTCGCCCGCGACCCGGACGCCGGCCCCTCGACGGGCGTCCTGCGGTCCCTCGCCATCGACGAGGACGACCGGGGCCGCGGCCGGGGCACGGTCGCGGCGCTCGCGGCCGAGGAGGTGCTGCGGGGCTGGGGCTGCACCCGCGTCGTGACCGCCGTGCCCGCGGAGGCGACCGCCGCGCTGCGGCTGGCCACCGCGCTCTGGTACGCCGAGACCGGCCGCACGCTGCGCAAGGGGGTGCCGCACGAACCGCCCGCGCTGCCCGGGGGAGTGTCGAGCCGCCCCCTGACGGACGCGGAGTTCGCGTCGTGGCGGGTGGACGCCGTCGAGCGCTACGCGCGGACCTGGACGGAACGGGGCCTCCCCGAGGACCTGGCCCGTGCCCGCTCGGACGCCGACCACCGGGAAAAGCTCCCCGACGGCCCCGCGACCCGTGGCGCGTGGCTGCGCGCCCTGGCCGTGGACGGCGCCGCCGTGGGCCACGTCTGGGTCGCGGAACGTACTCCGCTCCCGGGGGAGCGGGACGCGTACGTGTACGACGTGTGTGTCGCCGAGGCGCACCGCGGACAGGGGTACGGACGGGCGCTGATGCTGGTCGCCGAGCAGATCGCCCACGCGGCCGGAGTCCCGGTGCTCGGACTGCACGTCGCCGCCGGGAACGCCCCCGCGGCCGGTCTCTACGCGTCGCTCGGCTACCGGCCCGCGCTCCACCACTACGCCAAGGTGCTGCTGTAG
- a CDS encoding zf-TFIIB domain-containing protein — translation MQCPKCHAPMHTYNRNGVHIEQCSGCRGIFLDYGELEALTRLESQWVQQAPPPAPQGRPAPAQPAWGAPHHGHHGGHHRQRGFGRMLFSS, via the coding sequence ATGCAGTGTCCCAAGTGCCATGCACCCATGCACACGTACAACCGCAACGGCGTCCACATCGAGCAGTGCAGCGGCTGCCGGGGGATATTCCTGGACTACGGGGAACTGGAGGCGCTGACCCGGCTTGAGAGCCAGTGGGTCCAGCAGGCCCCGCCGCCCGCCCCGCAGGGCCGTCCGGCGCCCGCGCAGCCGGCCTGGGGCGCCCCGCACCACGGCCACCACGGCGGCCATCACCGCCAGCGCGGCTTCGGCCGGATGCTCTTCTCGTCGTGA
- the cobA gene encoding uroporphyrinogen-III C-methyltransferase → MAEPIEHAESPAQPQHAARDEYPAYPVGLRLAGRRVVVLGGGQVAQRRLPALVAAGADVTLISPSATPSVEAMAEAGQISWTRRRYQEGDIAGAWYALVSTSDPVANETASAEAERTKTWCVRSDDAEAATAWTPATGRSEGVTVAVLTGRDPRRSAAVRDAIVEGLRDGSLAAPHSRDRTPFVALVGGGPGDPDLITVRGRRLLAEADVVIADRLGPRDLLDELPPHVEVIDAAKIPYGRFMAQEAINNALVEHAKAGRSVVRLKGGDPFVFGRGMEEAQALAQAGIACTVVPGISSSISVPAAAGIPVTHRGVAHEFTVVSGHVAPDDPRSLVDWKSLAKLTGTLVILMGVDKIGAIAETLIAHGKAPETPLALVQEGTTAAQRRVDATLATVAETVRAQDVRPPAVIVIGDVVTEGPHTRPAVTELR, encoded by the coding sequence ATGGCCGAGCCCATTGAGCACGCAGAGAGCCCCGCACAGCCGCAGCACGCTGCCCGCGACGAGTACCCCGCCTACCCCGTGGGGCTCCGGCTCGCCGGAAGGCGCGTCGTCGTGCTGGGTGGGGGCCAGGTCGCCCAGCGGCGTCTGCCGGCCCTCGTCGCCGCCGGTGCCGACGTCACCCTGATCTCGCCGTCCGCGACACCGTCCGTCGAGGCCATGGCGGAGGCGGGCCAGATCAGCTGGACCCGGCGCCGCTACCAGGAGGGGGACATCGCCGGCGCCTGGTACGCGCTGGTCTCCACCAGCGACCCGGTCGCCAACGAGACCGCCTCCGCCGAGGCGGAGAGGACCAAGACCTGGTGCGTGCGGTCCGACGACGCCGAAGCGGCGACCGCGTGGACACCGGCCACCGGGCGCAGTGAGGGCGTGACGGTCGCGGTGCTCACGGGCCGGGACCCGCGCCGGTCGGCAGCCGTGCGGGACGCCATCGTCGAAGGACTCCGCGACGGTTCCCTCGCCGCGCCGCACAGCCGTGACCGCACGCCCTTCGTCGCGCTCGTCGGCGGCGGCCCGGGCGACCCCGACCTGATCACCGTGCGCGGCCGCCGGCTGCTCGCCGAGGCGGACGTGGTCATCGCCGACCGTCTCGGCCCCCGCGACCTGCTCGACGAACTCCCGCCGCACGTCGAGGTGATCGACGCGGCGAAGATCCCGTACGGCCGCTTCATGGCCCAGGAGGCCATCAACAACGCTCTGGTCGAGCACGCGAAGGCGGGCAGGTCGGTCGTGCGGCTCAAGGGCGGCGACCCGTTCGTCTTCGGCCGCGGGATGGAGGAGGCCCAGGCCCTGGCCCAGGCCGGTATCGCGTGCACGGTGGTGCCGGGCATCTCGAGCTCGATCTCGGTGCCCGCCGCCGCCGGCATCCCGGTCACCCACCGAGGTGTGGCGCACGAGTTCACCGTGGTCAGCGGCCATGTCGCACCGGACGACCCCCGTTCCCTCGTCGACTGGAAGTCGCTCGCCAAACTCACCGGCACGCTGGTGATCCTGATGGGTGTCGACAAGATCGGTGCCATCGCCGAGACCCTCATCGCCCACGGCAAGGCGCCGGAGACCCCGCTCGCGCTGGTGCAGGAGGGCACCACGGCCGCCCAGCGCAGAGTGGACGCGACGCTCGCGACGGTGGCGGAGACCGTCAGGGCACAGGACGTCCGGCCTCCCGCGGTCATCGTCATCGGCGACGTCGTCACCGAGGGCCCCCACACCCGACCAGCGGTAACGGAACTCCGTTGA